AATAAAGCCGTTATGAATTTTTCTTTCTTGGGCGGATGGAATCATTACTTCTTGGATTCTTTAAAAAACAATGCGAACTTTAAAGGTGCAAGTTCAAATAGATTCTATGCTAAAAGCAAACTAGATAATCAAGATTCTCTATACTTGCAAGGGGGAACTGATTTTACTTATAATCAATTTTTCTTTACAAGATTAATGCTTTCAAGTGATATTAAAGATAATATAGACTTTAATGCTCAGCTTGAAGTGGGGGTTAAGTTTTAAAATACAAGAAAATAAAGCCTTGTAATGTGAAATTATCGGGCTTTATTTTTCACTCTCAAAACTTAAAATATTTTTTTGTTCTATTATTATTATCTTTAATTCCAATATTATTCGTATTACTTCAATAAAGATTTTAAAACAATAAAAAAACCGTTTATCAACAAAAACTAATCGTTGCTTTAGATTTGCTTACTTTATTTTAAATTTCTAATGCTGCACTTCTAAAAAATGAATATGGACTTGATTTGTAAGATTACTTTTGTAAATAAATTTTCATTATAATTTTTTATTTGTAATAATAATTATTTAAATTTATCCTTATTGGTAAATGGATTTAAGATTGCATTTTTAGGAGAATCATAAAGAGTTTTTCAAAGTATATTTTTGAAATCATATAAATATCTACTCTATGTAAAGTATTGCAATTAGATTTTTTTAAAAAACTTTTCTGTAGTTATAATGTGATCCTGTGTATTTTGTATTATTTTTTTGGATTTTCTCTTAAAGCTAGTATGGAATAAATTGATTTGTTTTTTTCTTGCATCTGCTAAACTTATTTTTGCACAGACTTTTGAATTTGTCAAATGATATTATTTAATATTTTTCCCAAGCTCTAATTTAATAGAATTTCATAAAGTTAGATAAATTAAGAAGTAGTGGTACGCCCAAGAGGATTCGAACCTCTGACCTACGGCTTAGAAGGCCGTTGCTCTATCCAGCTGAGCTATGAGCGCATTTGGTACCAAAGGGGGGACTCGAACCCCCGACCTCCGGCTTATGAGACCAGCGCTCTAAACCAGCTGAGCTACCTTGGCACACCAAATTTAAAAAAGAGTTGCAATTATATTCTTTATTAAATTAAAAAAACATTAATCTTTGAAATTTTAATGGGAGAATTTTGTATTTTTGTGGCATAAGGATAAGTGATTTAAAAGGCGGGTTTTAGGAAGATGAGTTTTTAGTATCGTTTGAATTTGAATGAAATTATTACTCTTTAATGATATTTTTAGCTCATTGTGTCAATTTGAAGATTTCCTAGGTGAATGGCGTGTGAAAATTCTCGCAAGATTCTTTGGGTTTTGGCATCTTGATTTTTTTGCATAATGTCATTGTAATTAGAAGAGAGATTTTTATTGTAGCTTTTTGTATAGATTCCATCAAGATGATTGAGATTATTTTGAAATTCTTGTGCAATTTCTCCCCATCCCTCTTGTGTGATTCCTAAAAACCATTGATTCTGATTGGTTGCTTTGGGATTGGATTCTTGGGAATTTTGTAGATTCTTTTCTCTTTGTTCTACCCGCTCTACACTTGCACTTAAGTTTCCAGCCCTTGTTAGGGTTTGCGCTACAGATATTTTTTCATTAGGGGACATTCCTGCTGTTACTCTCTCAAAGGCTAAATATTGTTCATCGCTCATTAATTCAAGACTTATCATTCCATAAGTAATGCGTTCTTTTTGTAGTAAATCTTCATTATCATTTTGAATATCATTTTCTATAGATTGTGTTTTTTGGATCGCATTTGTTGGATTAGAATTTCCAAGTAAGCGATTAGCTTCATTGATGATTCCTCCTAAGTTTCCTAGATTTCCTAAACCTTGATTGATAGTCACTAATAAAATCCTTACACTTTTATTTTTTTGTGAGTGGATTAAGCAAAAATGATTCCAAAATGATTCTCGTGAGTGTTTGTAAAAATAAAGTTTTTAAAATTTGTTTTTAGTAAAGCCCTTATAAAGAAATTTTAAGCTAAAATTATGGATAAAATTTAAGCTTTTGAATTTCTTTTAGGGCATTTTAAGGATAAGGTTTTGGAAAAAATATTGGATATTATTGAGGGGATTTCTTATGAGAAAGGACTCCCTATTGAAAGCGTTATGGAAGTCGTTAAAGAATCGGTTATAAAAGTGGCACAGCAGACTTTAGATTCAAAGATTCTCTATGATGCAGAAATTGATAAAAAAAATAAAACTTTACATTTATATCAAGTCATTAGCGTTTGTAGCGATGATTATGAAGCAAAAGAAGACAAAGAGCATTTTATCCCACTTTCAGAGGCTAGAAAGCACGATAGCGAGATTAAAGTAGGCGATGAATTGCGTTATGAATTAAGTTTAGAAAATATGAATCGCAGTGCCGTTAATACTCTATTTAGGGAGTTAGAATTTAGAATCCAAAGATTGATTGAGACACAATTATTTGACAAATACAAAGCGCAAATTGGTAAAATTGTAAGCGGAAGTGTGGTTAGGATTGATGATCTTGGAAACACTTTTGTAGAAATTGATGAGATTCGGGCTATTTTGCCTAAAAAGAATCGGATTAAAGGAGAAGAGTTTAAGGTTGGTCAAGTTATAGGTGCGGTTTTGAAATATGTAGGGATTGATAAACAAAATGGCATTAGCATCGAACTTAGTCGCACTACACCAAAAATGCTTGAAGAGCTTTTAAGGCTAGAAGTGCCAGAGATTAAAGATGGTGAAGTGGAAATTGTGGCTTGTGCGAGAATCCCAGGAGAGAGAGCAAAAGTGGCTTTAAAGACTGATTCGATGAAAGTTGATCCTGTTGGGGCAACTGTTGGCGTGAAGGGTGTCCGTATTAATGCGGTTTCAAAAGAGTTAAAGAATGAAAGCATTGATTGTATTGAATTTTCAAATCAACCTGAAATTTATATTGCAAGGGCGCTTTCACCTGCTTTGATTGTAAGTGTTGTGGTAGAAGATAAAAAGGCTGTTGTTAGCATTTCTAGTGAGCAAAAACCTAAGGCTATTGGTAAAAATGGTATTAATGTTCGTTTGGCTTCTATGCTAACAGGTTATGAGATTGAGCTAAAAGAGATTGATAATGGCACGCTAGGGGATAGACAAACTAAAGAACCTGAAAAAAGCAATTTGGACATTCTTTCTTCTTTATTTAAAGAATAGGGTGTTTTTACATTATTTTTAAAGGTTTTATGCGTTAAAATCGCATATAAAGATAAAGTATTTTAAGGTTTTTAAATGATTAGTTTTATGCAAAAACACAAAAAGTATCTGATGATAACTATTTGGGTAAGCACCATTGCTTTTGTTGGTGCTGGTTTTGTGGGTTGGGGGAGTTATGATTTTTCTTCTACAAGCAACGCAGTGGCAGTTGTAGGGAAAACTAAAGTTTCTATCAACGAAATGCAACGCGAATATTCTAGACTTTATGGCATTTATAATCAATTAGTGGGTGGCACATTAGATGAAGAACAAGCCAAAAAAATGGGGATTGAAGAGCAAGCTTTAAATAATCTAATCATTAAAGCCTTAATGTTAAATTATGCCTATGATTTGGGATTAAGAGCAAGTAAAGAAGAGATTATACAAGCAATCACTTCTACAGAATCCTTTCAAAATAATGGTCAATTTGATGAGCAAATTTATAAGAGAATCTTGCAAGAAAATCAACTAAAGCCAAAGGATTTTGAAGAAAGCATTAAAGAGAATTTAATCTTGCAAAAACTTGATGCACTTTTAGATATGCCGCTTACACCCCTTGAAATAGAAACATTAAGTGCAGCGTATTCAATGGAAGATTTGGTGCATATTCAAATAATTGATAAAAAAACTATTAATGTTAATCCAACCAATGAAGAGGTTAAGCGATATTGGGAAGAAAATAAAGATATTTACCAAACAGAGCGTGGATATGAGATTTCTAGTGTTTTTATTCCTTTAGATTCAATTGAGATTCAAGAAGCTAGTTTAGAGAGTTACTATGAAGATTTTAAGAATCAATTTTTAGATTCTGAGGGACAAGTGATCCCTTATGAGAAAGCTAAAGAGCAAGTGAGTGAGAAATATAGAGATGCTCAAGCACAAAAAGAAGCCCTAAAAGAATATATTGCTTTGCGAAAGAATGAAAATCCTAAGGCGGAAAATTTAATTATTTATGAAGGTAATGAAGATTATGGAGTGGAATTTATTAATCTTTTAAGTCAAGCCAAAGAACAAGAAACGCTAAAACCTATCAAAATCGCTAAAGATAAAAAAAGTGGTTATATTACCGCTAAAGTAATTAAAATTATTCCTAGTGAGCCTAAGACTTATGAAGCAGCACAAGGGAATGCTAAGGAGGATTTTGTTAATTCTGAAAAAGTGCGTCTTTTAAAAGAAAAAGCCACTCAAGCGCTAGAAAATTTTAAAGGCGTTGATGTCGGTTATGTGGGGTATGGAGAAACAAAAACTTTAAAAGGACTAACTAAAGAAGAATCGCAAGAATTTGCTCAAGAGCTTATGAGCAAGGGAGAAGAAAAAGGCTATATTTTGTTAGAAAATAAAGCAATTTTATATAAAATCTTTGATCAAAGAGTAAAAAATTCTGCTATAATTAGCCAAAATTTAGATTTTCTAATGCAGAATGGGACACAGATCAAAGCGAGAATAGTTGAAAAAGAGTTCTTGGATTATTTATCAAAAACTTATAAAATAGTTAGAAAAATCTAAGGAAAGTAATGGAAATAAATTACAAAGGAAGCGAATTGGAGCAGATCATATTGGGAATCGACATAGGT
This portion of the Helicobacter canadensis MIT 98-5491 genome encodes:
- the nusA gene encoding transcription termination factor NusA yields the protein MEKILDIIEGISYEKGLPIESVMEVVKESVIKVAQQTLDSKILYDAEIDKKNKTLHLYQVISVCSDDYEAKEDKEHFIPLSEARKHDSEIKVGDELRYELSLENMNRSAVNTLFRELEFRIQRLIETQLFDKYKAQIGKIVSGSVVRIDDLGNTFVEIDEIRAILPKKNRIKGEEFKVGQVIGAVLKYVGIDKQNGISIELSRTTPKMLEELLRLEVPEIKDGEVEIVACARIPGERAKVALKTDSMKVDPVGATVGVKGVRINAVSKELKNESIDCIEFSNQPEIYIARALSPALIVSVVVEDKKAVVSISSEQKPKAIGKNGINVRLASMLTGYEIELKEIDNGTLGDRQTKEPEKSNLDILSSLFKE
- a CDS encoding peptidylprolyl isomerase, with amino-acid sequence MISFMQKHKKYLMITIWVSTIAFVGAGFVGWGSYDFSSTSNAVAVVGKTKVSINEMQREYSRLYGIYNQLVGGTLDEEQAKKMGIEEQALNNLIIKALMLNYAYDLGLRASKEEIIQAITSTESFQNNGQFDEQIYKRILQENQLKPKDFEESIKENLILQKLDALLDMPLTPLEIETLSAAYSMEDLVHIQIIDKKTINVNPTNEEVKRYWEENKDIYQTERGYEISSVFIPLDSIEIQEASLESYYEDFKNQFLDSEGQVIPYEKAKEQVSEKYRDAQAQKEALKEYIALRKNENPKAENLIIYEGNEDYGVEFINLLSQAKEQETLKPIKIAKDKKSGYITAKVIKIIPSEPKTYEAAQGNAKEDFVNSEKVRLLKEKATQALENFKGVDVGYVGYGETKTLKGLTKEESQEFAQELMSKGEEKGYILLENKAILYKIFDQRVKNSAIISQNLDFLMQNGTQIKARIVEKEFLDYLSKTYKIVRKI